Proteins encoded together in one Juglans regia cultivar Chandler chromosome 9, Walnut 2.0, whole genome shotgun sequence window:
- the LOC108994406 gene encoding nuclear transcription factor Y subunit C-1-like, whose translation MENNNQAAQSSSYPPQPTPPPAAPFHHLLQQQQQQLQMFWSYQRQEIEQVNDFKNHQLPLARIKKIMKADEDVRMISAEAPILFAKACELFILELTIRSWLHAEENKRRTLQKNDIAAAITRTDIFDFLVDIVPRDEIKDEAAGLGGIVGPPASGVPYYYPPMGQPAGGPHGGMMIGRPAGAMDPSGVYVQPPSNAWQSVWQGHVTDDGSYGSGGSTGQGNLDGQS comes from the exons ATGGAGAACAACAACCAGGCAGCCCAGTCCTCCTCTTACCCTCCCCAACCCACCCCTCCTCCAGCAGCTCCattccaccacctcctccaacagcagcagcagcaactcCAGATGTTCTGGTCCTACCAGCGCCAGGAAATCGAGCAGGTTAACGACTTCAAGAACCATCAGCTCCCTCTTGCCCGTATCAAGAAGATCATGAAGGCCGACGAGGACGTGCGAATGATCTCCGCCGAGGCTCCCATCTTGTTCGCCAAGGCCTGCGAGCTCTTCATCCTCGAGCTCACCATTCGGTCCTGGCTCCACGCCGAGGAgaataaaaggagaaccttACAGAAGAACGACATCGCGGCGGCGATCACAAGGACCGACATATTCGACTTCCTGGTGGATATCGTGCCGAGGGACGAGATTAAGGACGAGGCCGCCGGGCTGGGCGGGATCGTGGGGCCCCCCGCCAGTGGCGTCCCGTACTACTACCCTCCGATGGGGCAGCCTGCGGGTGGGCCCCACGGGGGGATGATGATTGGTCGGCCCGCGGGGGCAATGGACCCTTCTGGGGTGTACGTGCAACCCCCCTCAAACGCATGGCAGTCCGTGTGGCAGGGCCACGTTACCGACGATGGGTCGTATGGGAGCGGAGGGAGCACTGGGCAGGGCAATCTTGACGGCCAAAG TTAA
- the LOC108994291 gene encoding thylakoid lumenal 17.9 kDa protein, chloroplastic, protein MSLIGHLLPPLSSTSKPSSATKTSLCLQIPEATFQIPNPKPILLSKLLSLALAATLSSPLPSLAIPSLNSQSSLLSPTTPFSQSKNLQTGLENGKIRPCPSTNPGCVSTNPKSSSFAFPWRIPENSTNNAVQKLQEAILKTQKNAKIQVVEDTPNGQYLQAEIDGGFDRDVLEFLVKGDVVAYRSMATKVTYVYPFTTALGDSKGQEERMKKIKDLLGWYAPSFDAMD, encoded by the exons CTTCAACCTCCAAGCCCTCCTCAGCCACCAAGACCTCGCTTTGCCTTCAAATCCCAGAAGCTACTTTCCAAATTCCAAATCCAAAACCCATACTCCTATCTAAGCtactctctttggctcttgctGCAACCTTGAGCTCCCCATTACCTTCTTTGGCAATCCCTTCACTCAACTCTCAGTCCTCCCTACTCTCTCCCACCACTCCCTTCTCCCAATCCAAGAACTTGCAGACTGGACTCGAAAATGG AAAAATTAGACCTTGCCCGTCAACAAATCCAGGTTGTGTATCAACAAATCCGAAATCATCATCATTTGCATTCCCATGGAGAATTCCTGAAAATTCTACCAACAATGCAGTTCAG AAATTGCAAGAAGCAATCCTGAAAACACAGAAAAATGCGAAAATTCAGGTTGTGGAAGATACACCAAATG GTCAATATTTACAAGCTGAGATCGATGGAGGGTTTGATCGGGATGTGCTTGAGTTCTTGGTGAAAGGAGATGTGGTTGCATATAGGTCTATGGCCACTAAAGTAACATACGTGTACCCCTTCACAACAGCATTAGGGGATTCGAAGGGACAAgaagaaagaatgaagaaaatcaAGGATCTGTTGGGCTGGTATGCTCCAAGTTTTGATGCCATGGATTAA